DNA from Rubripirellula lacrimiformis:
CAGTTCGAGTCGCTGTTCTTCAGTCGCACGCACACCGAAGCCATGATCGACGAAACGATCGCCGCCGCCGAAAAAGTGCTCCGCGAGATGGCTTAGTCGCCCCGGAAACCGCTGTCGTCGTCAGCGAGCGCATCGTTTCACCGCGTGCCCAGCGGGCCGCGCGTGTCAGCGTATGGACGCACGGGGCGTTGCCCACGCGGTGAAACGATTGGGCCGTGAGGTGTGTTTCGTATGTTGGATAGCAGCGCGTCGTTTCACCGCGTCCCCAGCGGGCCGCGCGTGTGATTGTATGGACGCACGGGGCGTTGCCCACGCGGTGAAACGATTAGGCCGTGGGGTGTGTTTCGCATGTTGGATAGTAGCGCCTCGTTTAACCGCGTGCCCAGCGGGCCGCGCGTGTCAGGTATGGACGCACGGGGCGTTGCCCACGCGGTGAAACGATTGGGCCGTGAGGTGTGTTTCGCATGTTGGATAGTAGCGCATCGTTTCACCGCGTGCCCAGCGGGCCGCGCGTGTGATTGTATGGACGCACGGGGCGTTGCCCACGCGGTGAAACGATTAGGCCGCGTGGTGTGTTTCGCATGTTGGATAGTAGCGCATCGTTTCACCGCGTGCCCACCGGGCCGCGCGTGTCAGGTATGGACGCATGGGGCGTTGCCCACGCGGTGAAACGATTAGGCCGTGAGGTGTGTTTCGTATGTTGGATAGCAGCGCCTCGTTTAACCGCGTGCCCAGCGGGCCGCGCGTGTGATTGTATGGACGCACGGGGCGTTGCCCACGCGGTTAAACGATTGGGCCGTGAGGTGTGTTTCGCATGTTGGATAGCATCGCGTCGTTTAACCGCGTGCCCAGCGGGCCGCGCGTGTCAGGTATGGACGCACGGGGCGTTGCCCACGCGGTTAAACGATTGGGCCGTGAGGTGTGTTTCGCATGTTGGATAGCAGCGCGTCGTTTCACCGCGTGCCCAGCGGGCCGCGCGTGTGATTGTATGGACGCACGGGGCGTTGCCCACGCGGTGAAACGATTGGGCCGTGGGGTGTGTTTCGCATGTTGGATAGCAGCGCCTCGTTTAACCGCGTGCCCAGCGGGCCGCGCGTGTGATTGTATGGACGCACGGGGCGTTGCCCACGCGGTTAAACGATTGGGCCGTGGTGTGTGTTTCGCATGTTGGATAGCAGCACATCGTTTAACCGCGTGCCCAGCGGGCCGCGCGTGTCAGGTATGGACGCACGGGGCGTTGCCCACGCGGTTAAACGATTGGGCCGTGGGGCGTGTTTCGCATGTTGGATAGCAGCGCCTCGTTTAACCGCGTGCCCACCGGGCCGCGCGTGTGATTGTATGGACGCACGGGGCGTTGCCCACGCGGTGAAACGATTAGGCCGTGAGGTGTGTTTCGCATGTTGGATAGTAGCGCCTCGTTTAACCGCGTGCCCAGCGGGCCGCGCGTGTGATTGTATGGACGCACGGGGCGTTGCCCACGCGGTGAAACGATTAGGCCGTGAGGTGTGTTTCGCATGTTGGATAGTAGCGCCTCGTTTAACCGCGTGCCCAGCGGGCCGCGCGTGTGATTGTATGGACGCACGGGGCGTTGCCCACGCGGTGAAACGATTGGGCCGTGGGGTGTGTTTCGTCGTCTGCTGTCGTTTCACCGCGTGCCCAGCGGGCCGCGCGTGTCATCGCGTGGGGCGTTGCCTGCGCGGTTCTGCAATGCAGCGGGATGTTCGGTGGACCGCGTCTGCAGCGCCGAACCAAAATGCAGAAACCACGAATGACACCAATCACTCGAATGGGAAAGGAACACTGCCTTTCTTATTCGTGTCATTCGTGTGATTCGTGGTTAAAACTTCTTTACGACGTCCGCACTCGCGACCGCGGTCGGACGCTACAGACCGGCTAGGCGTGATTCCGAATCGCCAAACTCGTCCAGTCGTACATCCATGCGATCCATGATCGACAGGTACAAACTGCACAGCTTGCGATCGTCGTCGTCCTTTTCGACGTAGTCCAGCACACGGCCGGTTTCCAGCGATCCCGACAATCCACCGGTCAACAGCAGCGGGACTTTGCTGGAATCGTGAGCGTTCCCGCTCCACATGTTCGAAATGAACATCAAACAGGAATGGTCCAGGACGGTGCCGTCGCCTTCGGACATCGCATCGAGTTTCTTGGCCAGGTAGGCGTATTGGCTGCAGTAGTACCGCGAGATGCGTTCGTATTCGTCCGACTTGTCACTGTGCGACGCCGAGTGGTGCGTGCTGGCGACATCCAGGAACGGATAGAACAGTCCCGATAGGTCGCGGTTCAACAGCAGTGTGGCGACTCGTGATTTGTCGGTCTGGAACCCAATCGCCACGATGTCACACATCAATTGCATGTGATCGCGAATGTCCTCGGGAAGCCCGTCATCGGGGCGAGCCATCATTTCAATCGGGACACCATGATCCTTGGCTCGCGATTGAGCCTTGTCGCGGCTGGCGCGCATCGCTGCGGCACGTCTTTCAACTTCGCGAACACTGTTGAGGTACTCGTCTAGCTTCGCACGGTCGACCGAGCTGATCTGACGGCTTAGCGATCGAGCATCTTCGCCAACGCGGTCCAGGATGCTTTGGTTGCGGCGGCTGCCTTGGTTGTCGAACAGAGCGTCGAAGGCCAGCGATGGATAGACTTCCATCGGGACCGGCGAAGTCGCGTTCTGCCACGAAATGTGCGAACTGTAGGCCATTGAAAAGTTGGTTTCGTGATAGCCCGTGGTTGGCTGTTCACATCCCAACACCAAACTGGGGACCGCCGTCTGTTCTTGGAAATGGTTGGCCAGCATCTGGTCCATGCTGATCCCGCCACGCAGTTCCGATCCCTTCTTCAGCGAGGCACCCGACAGGATGTTTCCGGTCTGGCCGGGGTGGATGCCAACGCCAGTGGCGTTCTCATTGAACAGGCCGGTGACGAAGTTCATTTTGTGTTTGATCGAATCCATCGGTTCGAGGCTCTTGCCCAGTTCCATCGATTCGCCGCTGCCCTTGGCCCACCAATGGTCCGAGTTGATTCCGCAGCCCATGAACAGGGCTGCAAACCGTTTGGGCGCTGCGATCGGGTCGTTGCCGACGACGGTTTCGCGTCCCCACACAGGGATCGATTCCATCCACGGCAGCGCCATTGCGGCACCGGTCCCGCGCAACAGCGTGCGACGAGACAGGCGGCCATCACGGGTGTCGCGTGGGGTGCGGCGGGACGCGTCGCTATTTGGGTTGGTCGAGGTCATGGTCGTGTTCCTTTCTGCATCGCTCATTAAAGTTCGTCGTCCGCATGGCGGACGCGTTGATTCAAAAATGCTGGGCTGGTCACGATCGTTTCGATCATGCTGCCA
Protein-coding regions in this window:
- a CDS encoding DUF1552 domain-containing protein, whose protein sequence is MALPWMESIPVWGRETVVGNDPIAAPKRFAALFMGCGINSDHWWAKGSGESMELGKSLEPMDSIKHKMNFVTGLFNENATGVGIHPGQTGNILSGASLKKGSELRGGISMDQMLANHFQEQTAVPSLVLGCEQPTTGYHETNFSMAYSSHISWQNATSPVPMEVYPSLAFDALFDNQGSRRNQSILDRVGEDARSLSRQISSVDRAKLDEYLNSVREVERRAAAMRASRDKAQSRAKDHGVPIEMMARPDDGLPEDIRDHMQLMCDIVAIGFQTDKSRVATLLLNRDLSGLFYPFLDVASTHHSASHSDKSDEYERISRYYCSQYAYLAKKLDAMSEGDGTVLDHSCLMFISNMWSGNAHDSSKVPLLLTGGLSGSLETGRVLDYVEKDDDDRKLCSLYLSIMDRMDVRLDEFGDSESRLAGL